One window from the genome of Artemia franciscana chromosome 12, ASM3288406v1, whole genome shotgun sequence encodes:
- the LOC136033823 gene encoding neurogenic differentiation factor 6-B-like isoform X2: protein MNERSSQLNPVLYTYENISIPCQGMAEKHHGNTSNVISPFLFESQSQIAKSFLERRINETNMFGPFPARQNELQQPKREITNDEKTEKENLSDRYPKTSDDSDTEQDYNSGNIQNYELGTRKTKSGKTLRLSINARERRRMHDLNDALDELRSVIPYAHSPSVRKLSKIATLLLAKNYIMMQANAIEELRRAVAYMNQQFALQNGTALMNTANLLGPGEPSLSAVQISNFGLQNILKQQDPQT from the coding sequence gtctaGCCAATTAAACCCAGTGCTATATACTTATGAAAATATCTCCATTCCATGTCAGGGGATGGCGGAAAAGCACCATGGAAATACTTCAAACGTCATAAGCCCATTCCTTTTCGAATCCCAATCACAGATTGCCAAGTCATTTTTAGAACGACGCATTAATGAAACAAATATGTTTGGTCCCTTTCCAGCGCGCCAGAATGAACTGCAGCAACCAAAACGAGAGATTACAAATGatgaaaaaactgagaaagaaAATTTATCTGATCGTTACCCAAAAACATCAGATGATTCAGATACAGAACAAGATTATAATTCAGGTAATATTCAAAATTACGAACTTGGaaccagaaaaacaaaaagtggGAAAACACTGCGATTAAGCATAAACGCCCGCGAGAGAAGAAGAATGCATGATTTGAATGATGCTCTCGACGAGCTTCGTAGCGTCATACCATACGCACATTCCCCGTCTGTCCGCAAACTCAGTAAAATAGCAACTTTGCTTTTAGCAAAGAATTACATAATGATGCAAGCCAACGCGATCGAAGAGCTGCGTCGTGCCGTAGCTTACATGAATCAACAGTTTGCCCTTCAAAATGGTACTGCATTGATGAATACGGCTAATCTACTGGGCCCAGGGGAACCTAGTTTATCAGCTGTTCAAATAAGCAACTTCGGTTTACAAAACATCCTAAAGCAGCAGGATCCGCAGACTTAA
- the LOC136034198 gene encoding forkhead box protein E3-like — protein MDNFNRQSNNGLNSGGILSVSRGSEIEINEPEDGTVASDVKTKKNSGVRRQEKPPYSYIALIVMAIQNSPSKRLTLSEIYQFLQQRFPFFRGSYQGWKNSVRHNLSLNECFIKLPKGLGRPGKGHYWTIDPASEFMFEEGSFRRRPRGFRRKCQSLKSFDYYQPNPPDSLPPLPPVATMTGYDVHSVLPPADYAIVSSQPPCYVSQQPQYTSFPAYTNCPEYATQGDQGNIYSSGSPQQEKVEYNWSGYSYEYPKITGDLPPNEILPYETSEGIATTAERLDAMSLENCYNNYPTYYKRESSVPTPASYVL, from the exons ATGGATAATTTCAACAGACAATCAAATAATGGATTAAATAGTGGAGGCATTCTTTCAGTTTCTAGAGGGTCAGAGATCGAAATAAATGAACCTGAAGATGGCACTGTGGCAAGCGatgtgaagacaaaaaaaaactctggcGTTCGACGTCAAGAAAAGCCACCCTATTCATATATTGCTTTGATTGTCATGGCAATTCAGAATTCACCGTCAAAGAGATTGACTCTAAGTGAGATTTATCAGTTTTTACAACAACGGTTCCCGTTTTTTCGTGGTTCTTATCAGGGGTGGAAAAATTCTGTCAGGCataatttaagtttaaatgaatGTTTTATTAAGCTACCGAAAGGTCTTGGGAGACCAGGAAAAGGCCATTATTGGACAATTGACCCGGCCAGTGAGTTTATGTTTGAAGAGGGTAGTTTTCGAAGACGACCAAGAGGCTTCAGAAGGAAGTGTCAGTCTCTAAAATCCTTTGACTATTACCAGCCCAATCCACCTGATTCCCTCCCACCCTTACCACCAGTAGCCACAATGACTGGATATGATGTACATTCTGTATTACCACCCGCTGACTATGCTATTGTGTCCTCACAACCTCCCTGCTATGTGTCTCAGCAGCCTCAATATACCTCTTTTCCTGCTTATACAAACTGTCCTGAATACGCTACTCAAGGTGACCAAGGAAATATATACTCGTCGGGTTCGCCCCAGCAAGAAAAAGTGGAATATAACTGGAGCGGATATTCGTACGAATATCCAAAAATTACAGGTGACCTTCCACCTAACGAAATCCTACCTTACGAAACATCTGAAGGAATAGCCACCACCGCAGAGAGATTGGATGCGATGTCATTAG aaaactgCTATAATAACTACCCAACCTACTATAAAAGAGAATCGTCAGTGCCTACGCCAGCTAGCTACGTTTTGTAA
- the LOC136033823 gene encoding uncharacterized protein LOC136033823 isoform X1, protein MDRVLPLSGIIDMSSQLNPVLYTYENISIPCQGMAEKHHGNTSNVISPFLFESQSQIAKSFLERRINETNMFGPFPARQNELQQPKREITNDEKTEKENLSDRYPKTSDDSDTEQDYNSGNIQNYELGTRKTKSGKTLRLSINARERRRMHDLNDALDELRSVIPYAHSPSVRKLSKIATLLLAKNYIMMQANAIEELRRAVAYMNQQFALQNGTALMNTANLLGPGEPSLSAVQISNFGLQNILKQQDPQT, encoded by the coding sequence gtctaGCCAATTAAACCCAGTGCTATATACTTATGAAAATATCTCCATTCCATGTCAGGGGATGGCGGAAAAGCACCATGGAAATACTTCAAACGTCATAAGCCCATTCCTTTTCGAATCCCAATCACAGATTGCCAAGTCATTTTTAGAACGACGCATTAATGAAACAAATATGTTTGGTCCCTTTCCAGCGCGCCAGAATGAACTGCAGCAACCAAAACGAGAGATTACAAATGatgaaaaaactgagaaagaaAATTTATCTGATCGTTACCCAAAAACATCAGATGATTCAGATACAGAACAAGATTATAATTCAGGTAATATTCAAAATTACGAACTTGGaaccagaaaaacaaaaagtggGAAAACACTGCGATTAAGCATAAACGCCCGCGAGAGAAGAAGAATGCATGATTTGAATGATGCTCTCGACGAGCTTCGTAGCGTCATACCATACGCACATTCCCCGTCTGTCCGCAAACTCAGTAAAATAGCAACTTTGCTTTTAGCAAAGAATTACATAATGATGCAAGCCAACGCGATCGAAGAGCTGCGTCGTGCCGTAGCTTACATGAATCAACAGTTTGCCCTTCAAAATGGTACTGCATTGATGAATACGGCTAATCTACTGGGCCCAGGGGAACCTAGTTTATCAGCTGTTCAAATAAGCAACTTCGGTTTACAAAACATCCTAAAGCAGCAGGATCCGCAGACTTAA